One genomic region from Campylobacter sp. RM5004 encodes:
- a CDS encoding RDD family protein, producing the protein MAKAKVCLASLYDKLKAGIVDMFMIMMPIQYFTTYILVGSASEYRQSQNFIFLATFLYFLIILLFLFFKGQTLGYKYLGLHLRNKNGKRASFLQILLRLVLFVLSFSLIFGMIFPFFRKDRQYIHDLFSNTLVLKEKRDE; encoded by the coding sequence ATGGCAAAGGCTAAGGTTTGTTTAGCTAGTCTTTATGATAAATTAAAAGCTGGCATTGTTGATATGTTTATGATAATGATGCCAATACAATACTTTACTACCTACATTTTAGTAGGTAGTGCTTCAGAATATAGACAAAGTCAAAATTTTATATTTTTAGCTACTTTTTTATATTTTTTAATAATTTTATTATTTTTATTTTTTAAAGGTCAAACTTTAGGATATAAATATTTAGGCTTGCATTTAAGAAATAAAAATGGTAAAAGAGCAAGTTTTTTACAGATATTATTAAGGTTGGTATTGTTTGTGCTTAGCTTTTCTTTAATATTTGGTATGATTTTTCCGTTCTTTAGAAAAGATAGGCAATATATACATGATTTATTTTCAAATACTTTAGTTCTTAAGGAGAAAAGAGATGAATAG
- the frr gene encoding ribosome recycling factor, with the protein MLSEIYSKQKEQNEKAHNALKKDFMTLRTGKVNISILDNVFVDYYGNPTPLNQVATILATDATTITISPWEKSMIKAIDTAIKAANIGVNPNADADGVKLFFPPMTKEQREENAKAAKAMGEKCKVAIRNIRKDANDAVKKLEKDKAVSEDEAKKAYDEVQKITDLAIAKTDELVKEKETQLLKV; encoded by the coding sequence ATGTTAAGTGAAATTTATTCAAAACAAAAAGAACAAAACGAAAAAGCTCATAATGCTTTAAAAAAAGATTTTATGACCTTAAGAACAGGTAAAGTAAATATTTCTATATTAGATAATGTTTTTGTAGATTATTATGGAAATCCAACTCCATTAAATCAAGTTGCAACTATTTTAGCAACTGATGCTACTACAATTACAATTAGTCCTTGGGAAAAATCTATGATTAAAGCGATTGATACAGCAATCAAAGCAGCAAATATCGGAGTAAATCCAAATGCTGATGCAGATGGCGTTAAATTATTTTTCCCTCCAATGACAAAAGAACAAAGAGAAGAAAACGCAAAAGCAGCAAAAGCAATGGGAGAAAAATGCAAAGTTGCTATTAGAAATATTAGAAAAGATGCAAATGATGCTGTTAAAAAATTAGAAAAAGATAAAGCAGTAAGCGAAGATGAAGCGAAAAAAGCTTACGATGAAGTTCAAAAAATTACTGATTTAGCAATTGCTAAAACCGATGAATTAGTAAAAGAAAAAGAAACACAATTACTTAAAGTTTAA
- a CDS encoding Bax inhibitor-1/YccA family protein, translating into MSLYERTRASSAIRSDAAIFVRDTYMYFALSLVAATLGAYLGATYLASFLVGNIWASLGILAVEIILIMVLNTKREVTNGAIAMLFTFAFISGLSLTGIIYITLQHPAGAEIIAQALFLTTLAFAGLSVFAFTTKRDFSVFSKALFIVLLVVIGASLLNLFFQSPVLHLVISSVSAILFSFFIIYDTQMIIRGAYQTPIQGAIALYLDFINLFISLLNILRSIRD; encoded by the coding sequence ATGAGTTTATACGAAAGAACTCGTGCTAGTTCAGCTATTCGTTCAGACGCTGCGATTTTTGTAAGAGATACATATATGTATTTTGCTCTTTCGCTAGTTGCTGCAACATTAGGGGCTTATTTAGGTGCTACATATTTAGCTAGTTTTTTAGTTGGCAATATTTGGGCTAGTTTAGGAATTCTTGCTGTAGAAATTATATTAATTATGGTATTGAATACAAAAAGAGAAGTAACTAATGGTGCTATTGCTATGTTATTTACATTTGCATTTATTAGTGGTCTTAGCCTAACAGGTATTATTTATATTACTTTACAACACCCAGCAGGTGCTGAAATAATAGCTCAAGCTTTATTTTTAACAACACTTGCTTTTGCAGGACTTAGTGTATTTGCATTTACAACAAAAAGAGATTTTAGTGTATTTAGCAAGGCACTTTTCATTGTTTTATTAGTTGTTATCGGGGCATCTTTATTAAATCTATTTTTTCAAAGCCCAGTTTTACACCTAGTAATTTCTAGTGTTAGTGCTATTTTATTTAGCTTTTTTATCATTTATGATACACAAATGATAATTCGTGGTGCATATCAAACACCTATTCAAGGTGCAATTGCTTTATACCTTGACTTTATTAACTTATTTATATCTCTTTTAAATATCTTAAGAAGTATTAGAGATTAA
- a CDS encoding carbonic anhydrase yields the protein MDKLIKGALQFMQEGFLEHKDLFKDLKEEQNPHTLFIGCADSRVIPNLITSTLPGELFVIRNIANIIPPYRVKDEYLATTSAIEYALYALNVKNIIICGHSNCGGCKDIPSKKAEVLPNVKKWVSLLDDIKKQVDYTLELSHFEGQYALRSWMIEKANVLNSYENLLGYPDVQNRVDNNELTIRAWYFLIETAEIYEYCPADGHFKPLKDLQ from the coding sequence ATGGATAAATTAATAAAAGGCGCCTTGCAATTTATGCAAGAAGGATTTTTAGAACATAAGGATTTGTTTAAAGATTTAAAAGAAGAACAAAATCCACACACACTATTTATAGGTTGTGCTGATTCAAGAGTAATTCCAAATCTAATAACCTCAACTTTGCCTGGGGAACTATTTGTAATAAGAAATATAGCAAACATTATCCCGCCTTATAGGGTTAAAGATGAATATTTGGCTACTACTTCTGCTATTGAATACGCTTTATATGCTTTAAATGTAAAAAACATAATAATTTGCGGTCATAGTAATTGCGGGGGTTGTAAAGATATACCTAGCAAAAAAGCTGAAGTTTTACCAAACGTAAAAAAATGGGTTTCTTTATTAGATGATATTAAAAAACAAGTTGATTACACTCTTGAATTAAGCCATTTTGAAGGACAATACGCCCTAAGGTCTTGGATGATAGAAAAGGCAAATGTTTTAAATAGTTATGAAAACTTATTAGGCTACCCTGATGTTCAAAATAGAGTTGATAATAACGAGCTTACCATTAGAGCTTGGTATTTTCTAATTGAAACTGCTGAGATTTATGAATACTGTCCAGCTGATGGACATTTTAAACCATTAAAGGATTTACAATGA